A single Triticum dicoccoides isolate Atlit2015 ecotype Zavitan chromosome 2A, WEW_v2.0, whole genome shotgun sequence DNA region contains:
- the LOC119354322 gene encoding calcium-dependent protein kinase 19 isoform X1 yields MGQCCSRATSPDSVQGGANGYGYSHQPKQAQTPPSYNNAQPPPQAEVRYTPPAMNPPVVPPVVAPSKPMPDTILGKQYEDVRSVYSLGKELGRGQFGVTYLCTEISTGRQYACKSISKRKLVSKADKEDIRREIQIMQHLSGQPNIVEFCGAYEDKGSVHVVMELCAGGELFDRIIAKGHYSERAAATICRGVVNVVNVCHFMGVMHRDLKPENFLLATKDENAVLKATDFGLSVFIEEGKMYRDIVGSAYYVAPEVLRRNYGKEIDVWSAGVILYILLSGVPPFWAETEKGIFDAILQGEIDFESQPWPSISESAKDLVRKMLAQDPKKRISSAQVLQHPWLREGEASDKPIDSAVLSRMKQFRAMNKLKKMALKVIASNLNEEEIKGLKQMFMNMDTDNSGTITYEELKAGLAKLGSKLSEAEVKQLMDAADVDGNGSIDYVEFITATMHRHKLERDEHLFKAFQYFDKDNSGFITRDELETALIEHEMGDADTIKDIISEVDTDNDGRINYEEFCAMMRGGMQQPIRLK; encoded by the exons ATGGGCCAGTGTTGCAGCAGAGCTACGTCCCCGGATTCTGTCCAAGGAGGAGCCAATGGCTATGGCTATTCTCACCAGCCAAAACAAGCACAAACACCTCCTAGTTACAACAATGCTCAGCCACCACCACAAGCTGAGGTGAGGTACACACCGCCAGCGATGAACCCTCCTGTAGTCCCACCTGTGGTTGCCCCCTCAAAGCCCATGCCGGACACGATTCTCGGCAAGCAGTACGAGGATGTGCGCTCTGTCTACTCGCTTGGCAAGGAACTTGGTAGGGGGCAGTTCGGGGTGACGTACCTTTGCACTGAGATCAGCACTGGCAGGCAGTATGCTTGCAAGTCCATATCCAAGCGCAAGCTCGTGAGTAAGGCCGATAAGGAGGATATCCGCAGGGAGATCCAGATCATGCAGCACCTATCTGGGCAGCCAAACATAGTGGAGTTCTGTGGAGCATACGAGGACAAGGGCAGCGTGCATGTTGTAATGGAGCTCTGTGCAGGCGGGGAGCTGTTTGATCGGATTATTGCCAAGGGGCACTACTCAGAGCGCGCAGCTGCTACAATCTGCAGAGGAGTTGTGAATGTTGTGAATGTTTGCCATTTCATGGGAGTGATGCACCGCGATCTGAAGCCGGAAAACTTCTTGCTCGCGACCAAGGATGAGAATGCAGTGCTCAAGGCCACTGATTTCGGGCTTTCGGTCTTCATTGAAGAAG GAAAAATGTATAGGGACATCGTTGGAAGTGCTTATTATGTTGCTCCTGAAGTCCTTAGGAGAAACTATGGTAAAGAGATAGATGTTTGGAGTGCAGGTGTTATTCTGTACATTCTTCTCAGCGGTGTTCCTCCATTCTGGGCTG AAACTGAGAAGGGAATATTTGATGCTATTCTTCAAGGGGAGATTGACTTTGAAAGTCAGCCATGGCCATCAATTTCTGAGAGCGCTAAAGACCTTGTGAGGAAGATGTTGGCGCAGGATCCAAAGAAAAGAATTAGTTCAGCCCAAGTTCTTC AACATCCATGGCTCAGGGAAGGAGAAGCATCAGATAAACCTATTGACAGTGCTGTTCTTTCTAGGATGAAGCAATTCAGAGCAATGAATAAACTGAAAAAGATGGCTCTAAAG GTTATAGCTTCAAATCTTAACGAGGAAGAGATCAAGGGCCTGAAGCAAATGTTTATGAACATGGACACAGACAACAGTGGGACAATCACATATGAGGAACTCAAAGCAGGACTAGCCAAACTTGGATCGAAGCTCTCAGAAGCTGAAGTAAAGCAGTTGATGGATGCG GCTGATGTGGATGGCAATGGATCAATTGACTACGTTGAGTTCATAACAGCAACCATGCATAGACACAAGCTCGAAAGAGACGAGCATTTGTTCAAGGCGTTCCAGTACTTTGACAAAGACAACAGTGG CTTCATTACAAGAGATGAACTGGAGACTGCTTTGATTGAGCATGAAATGGGCGACGCGGATACCATAAAGGACATCATATCAGAAGTCGACACAGATAAT GATGGGAGGATTAACTACGAGGAATTCTGCGCTATGATGAGAGGAGGGATGCAGCAGCCAATAAGGCTCAAGTAG
- the LOC119354322 gene encoding calcium-dependent protein kinase 19 isoform X2 encodes MGQCCSRATSPDSVQGGANGYGYSHQPKQAQTPPSYNNAQPPPQAEVRYTPPAMNPPVVPPVVAPSKPMPDTILGKQYEDVRSVYSLGKELGRGQFGVTYLCTEISTGRQYACKSISKRKLVSKADKEDIRREIQIMQHLSGQPNIVEFCGAYEDKGSVHVVMELCAGGELFDRIIAKGHYSERAAATICRGVVNVVNVCHFMGVMHRDLKPENFLLATKDENAVLKATDFGLSVFIEEGKMYRDIVGSAYYVAPEVLRRNYGKEIDVWSAGVILYILLSGVPPFWAETEKGIFDAILQGEIDFESQPWPSISESAKDLVRKMLAQDPKKRISSAQVLQHPWLREGEASDKPIDSAVLSRMKQFRAMNKLKKMALKVIASNLNEEEIKGLKQMFMNMDTDNSGTITYEELKAGLAKLGSKLSEAEVKQLMDAADVDGNGSIDYVEFITATMHRHKLERDEHLFKAFQYFDKDNSG; translated from the exons ATGGGCCAGTGTTGCAGCAGAGCTACGTCCCCGGATTCTGTCCAAGGAGGAGCCAATGGCTATGGCTATTCTCACCAGCCAAAACAAGCACAAACACCTCCTAGTTACAACAATGCTCAGCCACCACCACAAGCTGAGGTGAGGTACACACCGCCAGCGATGAACCCTCCTGTAGTCCCACCTGTGGTTGCCCCCTCAAAGCCCATGCCGGACACGATTCTCGGCAAGCAGTACGAGGATGTGCGCTCTGTCTACTCGCTTGGCAAGGAACTTGGTAGGGGGCAGTTCGGGGTGACGTACCTTTGCACTGAGATCAGCACTGGCAGGCAGTATGCTTGCAAGTCCATATCCAAGCGCAAGCTCGTGAGTAAGGCCGATAAGGAGGATATCCGCAGGGAGATCCAGATCATGCAGCACCTATCTGGGCAGCCAAACATAGTGGAGTTCTGTGGAGCATACGAGGACAAGGGCAGCGTGCATGTTGTAATGGAGCTCTGTGCAGGCGGGGAGCTGTTTGATCGGATTATTGCCAAGGGGCACTACTCAGAGCGCGCAGCTGCTACAATCTGCAGAGGAGTTGTGAATGTTGTGAATGTTTGCCATTTCATGGGAGTGATGCACCGCGATCTGAAGCCGGAAAACTTCTTGCTCGCGACCAAGGATGAGAATGCAGTGCTCAAGGCCACTGATTTCGGGCTTTCGGTCTTCATTGAAGAAG GAAAAATGTATAGGGACATCGTTGGAAGTGCTTATTATGTTGCTCCTGAAGTCCTTAGGAGAAACTATGGTAAAGAGATAGATGTTTGGAGTGCAGGTGTTATTCTGTACATTCTTCTCAGCGGTGTTCCTCCATTCTGGGCTG AAACTGAGAAGGGAATATTTGATGCTATTCTTCAAGGGGAGATTGACTTTGAAAGTCAGCCATGGCCATCAATTTCTGAGAGCGCTAAAGACCTTGTGAGGAAGATGTTGGCGCAGGATCCAAAGAAAAGAATTAGTTCAGCCCAAGTTCTTC AACATCCATGGCTCAGGGAAGGAGAAGCATCAGATAAACCTATTGACAGTGCTGTTCTTTCTAGGATGAAGCAATTCAGAGCAATGAATAAACTGAAAAAGATGGCTCTAAAG GTTATAGCTTCAAATCTTAACGAGGAAGAGATCAAGGGCCTGAAGCAAATGTTTATGAACATGGACACAGACAACAGTGGGACAATCACATATGAGGAACTCAAAGCAGGACTAGCCAAACTTGGATCGAAGCTCTCAGAAGCTGAAGTAAAGCAGTTGATGGATGCG GCTGATGTGGATGGCAATGGATCAATTGACTACGTTGAGTTCATAACAGCAACCATGCATAGACACAAGCTCGAAAGAGACGAGCATTTGTTCAAGGCGTTCCAGTACTTTGACAAAGACAACAGTGGGTGA